In Spirochaetota bacterium, a genomic segment contains:
- a CDS encoding ferredoxin, translating into MAKEVYVDQSECTGCELCVDTLPEVFEMTPDGVSKVKNPKGASEDKIQEVIDSCPAECIHWKD; encoded by the coding sequence ATGGCAAAAGAAGTGTATGTTGATCAGAGCGAGTGTACAGGTTGTGAGCTTTGCGTTGATACATTGCCAGAAGTTTTTGAAATGACACCTGATGGCGTAAGCAAAGTGAAAAATCCAAAAGGTGCCTCAGAGGATAAAATTCAGGAAGTTATTGACAGTTGTCCAGCTGAATGTATACACTGGAAAGACTGA